From a single Chitinophaga sp. Cy-1792 genomic region:
- a CDS encoding IscS subfamily cysteine desulfurase, producing MKLPIYLDNNATTAVDPRVLETMLPYFTTQYGNAASRSHPFGWVAEEAVDYAREQVAQLIGAVKQEIVFTSGATEAANLAIKGVYEMYAGSGNHIITCVTEHKAVVDTCRHLEKKGAQVTWLPVNEQGLISIEALEAAITPQTILIAIMYANNETGVIQPVKEIGRIAKKHNVIYCCDATQAVGKIPVNVLEDDIDLMMFSAHKIYGPKGVGALYVRRKSPRVRLAAQIDGGGHERGMRSGTLNVPGIAGFGKACELCGEEMRTEGPRLAVLRDKLELGLLQLEASRLNGGGAPRLPHTVNISLNYLEGQTLIMGFAKKIALSSGSACTSASMEPSYVLKAMGIDDMLARNALRMGVGRFTTPEEIDFTIDTITRAVIAMREISPAWEAYKQGQ from the coding sequence CTGAAACTCCCGATATATCTGGATAATAATGCCACTACCGCTGTAGATCCGAGGGTACTGGAAACGATGTTGCCGTACTTTACCACACAATATGGTAATGCAGCCAGCAGGAGTCATCCCTTTGGATGGGTGGCGGAAGAGGCTGTTGACTATGCCCGGGAGCAGGTAGCACAGCTGATCGGGGCCGTAAAACAGGAAATCGTTTTCACCTCCGGCGCTACAGAGGCCGCTAATCTGGCCATCAAAGGGGTTTATGAAATGTACGCCGGCAGTGGTAATCATATTATTACCTGTGTTACCGAGCACAAAGCCGTCGTAGATACCTGTCGCCACCTGGAAAAAAAAGGTGCCCAGGTAACATGGTTACCGGTTAACGAGCAGGGCCTCATCTCTATCGAAGCACTGGAGGCGGCCATCACCCCGCAAACCATCCTCATTGCCATCATGTATGCCAATAACGAAACCGGCGTCATCCAACCGGTGAAAGAAATTGGCCGGATTGCTAAAAAACATAACGTAATTTACTGCTGCGACGCCACACAGGCAGTAGGCAAGATCCCGGTGAATGTGCTGGAAGATGATATTGACCTGATGATGTTTAGCGCACATAAGATTTATGGTCCTAAAGGCGTTGGTGCTTTGTATGTGAGACGTAAGTCGCCAAGGGTAAGACTGGCGGCCCAGATAGACGGCGGCGGTCATGAAAGGGGTATGCGCTCAGGCACCCTGAATGTGCCAGGCATAGCAGGTTTCGGGAAGGCATGTGAATTATGTGGAGAAGAAATGCGTACAGAAGGCCCCCGCCTGGCCGTATTGCGCGACAAGCTGGAGCTGGGCCTCCTGCAACTGGAAGCCTCCAGGCTGAACGGCGGCGGCGCTCCAAGGTTACCACATACGGTAAACATCTCCCTAAACTACCTCGAAGGACAAACACTGATCATGGGCTTTGCTAAAAAAATCGCCCTCAGTTCCGGGTCGGCCTGTACTTCTGCATCCATGGAACCCAGCTACGTGCTGAAAGCCATGGGTATAGATGATATGCTCGCCAGAAATGCCCTCAGAATGGGTGTTGGCAGATTTACTACTCCGGAAGAAATCGATTTTACCATCGATACCATTACCAGGGCAGTAATAGCCATGCGGGAGATCAGTCCGGCCTGGGAAGCCTACAAACAAGGCCAATAG
- the gldF gene encoding gliding motility-associated ABC transporter permease subunit GldF, which produces MLAIFKKEINQFFSGVTGYVAIILFLLANGLFLFVFPDTSLLDTGYANLDPLFDLAPLLYLLLIPAITMRSFADEFKTGTMELLSTKPLGGWQIVLGKFFSSLLIVAISLFPTIIYYFAIRQLSVNPLLLDNGGIIGSYIGLLLLGATFTAIGVWSSSLTSNAMVAFLIAVFTSYIFYNGFDAISKIPAFSGGADFYLQMAGIKFHYVSISRGVIDSRDVIYFLSITGLMLYLTKLSLQRKLWQNG; this is translated from the coding sequence ATGCTAGCCATCTTTAAGAAAGAGATAAACCAGTTTTTCAGCGGCGTAACCGGCTATGTAGCCATTATACTGTTTTTACTGGCAAACGGGCTTTTTCTGTTTGTATTCCCGGATACCAGCCTGCTGGATACCGGCTATGCAAACCTGGACCCGCTCTTCGACCTCGCACCACTGTTATATCTGTTATTGATTCCTGCCATTACGATGCGCAGCTTTGCCGATGAGTTCAAAACCGGCACCATGGAATTACTCAGTACCAAGCCGCTTGGCGGCTGGCAAATCGTGCTGGGTAAATTCTTCAGCTCCCTGCTCATCGTGGCCATCTCCCTGTTTCCTACCATTATCTACTATTTCGCCATCCGGCAGCTCAGTGTTAATCCGCTGTTGCTCGACAATGGCGGCATCATAGGTTCCTACATCGGGCTATTGCTGCTGGGAGCAACCTTCACCGCCATCGGTGTATGGTCGTCTTCCCTGACAAGCAATGCCATGGTGGCTTTCCTCATCGCAGTTTTTACCAGCTACATTTTCTACAACGGGTTTGATGCGATCAGCAAAATCCCGGCATTCAGCGGGGGCGCCGATTTTTACCTGCAAATGGCAGGAATAAAATTCCACTATGTGTCTATCAGCCGCGGCGTGATCGACAGCAGAGACGTGATCTACTTCCTGAGTATCACCGGACTGATGCTGTATCTGACTAAACTATCTCTCCAACGAAAACTCTGGCAAAACGGATAA